A part of Pseudomonadota bacterium genomic DNA contains:
- a CDS encoding class I SAM-dependent methyltransferase — protein sequence MAAADNASDQPHRASEVTLAYYDRQAEAFWDGTRAHDVSQNYAALLDAIEGDPPHSILDLGCGPGRDLRHFRSLGHEAIGLDGSKEFVAMARAYSGCEVLHQDFLAMDLPADRFHGVFANASLFHVPSRELPRVLLELAGTLRPRGVLFCSNPRGNNEEGIRGDRYGCFRDLDAWRNYVSAAGFVEVLHYYRPPGLPRPQQPWLAMVWRKGVAA from the coding sequence ATGGCGGCAGCGGATAACGCTTCAGACCAGCCGCATCGTGCTTCGGAGGTGACGCTCGCCTATTACGATCGGCAGGCCGAGGCCTTCTGGGACGGGACCCGGGCGCACGACGTCAGCCAGAACTATGCGGCGCTCCTCGATGCGATCGAGGGCGATCCCCCGCACTCCATTCTCGATCTGGGGTGCGGGCCGGGCCGCGACCTTCGCCATTTCCGTTCCTTGGGGCATGAGGCCATCGGCTTGGACGGGTCGAAGGAGTTCGTCGCCATGGCGCGCGCCTATTCCGGCTGCGAGGTTCTGCACCAGGATTTCCTGGCGATGGATCTGCCGGCCGATCGCTTCCACGGGGTGTTTGCCAATGCCTCACTGTTCCACGTGCCGAGCCGGGAGCTGCCGAGGGTGTTGCTGGAGCTCGCCGGAACCTTGAGACCGCGGGGCGTCCTATTTTGCTCGAATCCTCGAGGCAACAACGAGGAAGGTATCCGCGGCGACCGCTATGGCTGTTTCCGCGATCTCGACGCTTGGCGCAACTATGTGAGCGCTGCCGGATTCGTCGAAGTGCTGCACTACTACCGCCCGCCCGGACTCCCCCGCCCCCAGCAGCCCTGGCTCGCCATGGTATGGCGCAAAGGGGTAGCGGCCTAG
- a CDS encoding cysteine hydrolase, with amino-acid sequence MKQTKDQPSGHIDSPETFADWHMPWPSFTIDWRSTALVVVDMQNYGCNPAVGVAQMLTQRYPAIADYYVERLVHTVIPNAKRLLERFRSHSAQIVFTRHGALLPDGRDMIERRRRRDAESITTTNTPVLWHRGTFEHDVIAELTPAARDLVLDKNTSSAFNSTGIEWLLRNMGIESIVFVGMATDMCVETTARDAADRGFNAIIVEDASATFFDRHHRAALSGFARVFGQVWSTEQVLDAIGASSPLKSH; translated from the coding sequence ATGAAACAAACCAAGGATCAGCCGTCGGGACATATCGACTCGCCCGAGACATTTGCCGATTGGCACATGCCTTGGCCCAGCTTCACGATCGACTGGCGTTCGACGGCCCTGGTCGTCGTGGACATGCAAAACTACGGATGCAATCCCGCGGTCGGCGTTGCCCAGATGCTGACGCAGCGCTATCCCGCCATTGCGGACTACTACGTCGAGCGCTTGGTCCACACCGTCATTCCGAATGCCAAACGATTGTTGGAACGGTTTCGAAGCCACTCCGCGCAGATCGTGTTCACGCGACACGGAGCCTTGCTCCCCGATGGGCGGGACATGATCGAACGCCGAAGACGGCGCGATGCCGAGTCGATCACGACGACAAATACGCCGGTGCTCTGGCATCGAGGGACTTTCGAGCACGACGTGATTGCGGAGCTGACGCCCGCCGCGCGCGACCTCGTTCTCGACAAGAATACCTCGAGCGCTTTCAATTCGACCGGGATCGAATGGCTGCTGAGAAATATGGGCATCGAGTCGATCGTGTTCGTCGGCATGGCGACCGATATGTGTGTCGAGACGACAGCGCGCGATGCCGCCGATCGCGGATTCAATGCAATCATCGTCGAGGACGCATCCGCGACGTTTTTCGATCGGCACCATCGCGCGGCGCTTTCCGGTTTTGCGCGCGTCTTCGGGCAGGTCTGGAGCACCGAGCAGGTCTTGGATGCGATCGGCGCGTCGAGCCCCTTGAAATCCCACTAG